From the Bacteroidales bacterium genome, the window ATTTTGTGAAAATAGTCAATTCATTCTGATCTTTTATAACTAATACGGAATAAACCCGCCCTGCAATTACTGGTCGGGTTTTCCTTTCTTTTATGAACTATATCGAAGTCCGGTGTGTCCCTGCTCATGGGAATCATACAGCTGATCTGCTTATTGCACGATTGGCAGAGATAGGTTTCGAAAGCTTCGTGGAAGAGGCTGACGAAATACAGGCTTTCATTCCCTTTGATAGCTATACTCAAAAGATTAAAGAGGAACTCTCATCTGATGAAATGAAAGAACTGCTCAGTTCATTCATAATCATAGAAATTCCGGATCAAAACTGGAATGCCGTTTGGGAAAGTGCCTATGAACCTGTCACAATCAAAGGATTATGCACCGTTAGAGCTCCTTTTCATGAACCGATTCCGGGTATCATTTACGATATCGTGATCGAACCTAAAATGTCCTTCGGAACAGCTCACCATGAAACAACCAGCATGATGATTCAATACCTGCTGGAGCTAAATGTTGAAGGGAAAAGCCTTCTGGACATGGGTAGCGGAACTGCTGTGCTTGCCATTCTCGCAGGTATGAAAAACGCATCCCCGATCATTGCAATCGATAATGATGAATGGGCCTTTAATAATGCCCTCGAAAACGTCCTGCACAATAATCAGGGACAAATAGAAGTTTTATTCGGAGACAGCTCACTCTTACAAGGAAAGAAATTCGATGTAGTCCTTGCAAATATCAACAGGAATATCCTTCTGAGAGATATTCCTGACTATGTTTCCTGTCTCCCGGATAAAGGTTTATTGGTGATGAGTGGATTCTATGAAGAAGATTTACCCATGATCAGCCAGAAATGTGCTGATTCAGGACTTAAATTCGTTTCTTCTAAAATCGAAAACCGATGGACATCCGCTTGCTTCATCCTTGAAAAGTAAGTTTATCACCTTAATTCTGACATGAAAACAAAGGATCTGCTCTTGCTTCTGTTGTTCTCCGGGATGTTTTTTATCGCATCCTCCCAGGAGAAACATAAGGTATTTACTGTAGATACATTGTTTATTGATGACTTGACTATTCACTTCAGATCGGTTGGAGACCATGACAGGGATGAGGCAGGAAAAAGCCTGTCAGAATTAAATTACCTCTGGACTTCCAATCTCCTGGCTCCCGGACAGAAACAGCAAGTGATGGAAGTGTCGGCAGAACTCCTCGATCAGAAATTAACGGTAGCACCCTTTTATATCACTTACCTGAATGCCATTTCCTCCCTGGTAAGGAATAATTATGACCAGGAATCCATGGATGTTTTTCATCGCAGCGTTTTCTATTGTTTGAAAGGTAAAAACCCTGCCAGGAACTTCAGCCTTTATCTGAACCAGGTCAATCTTATGGTGAAGGATAAAGCATTTTTAAAGTCCAATACTGAGGGTTGGTATACGAGGGAAGCTGTTTTTACTTTTTCTTTCGATTCAGTGCCTTCTTTTGTGTTTTCTAAAACCTCCCTGGCGTGCGTGGTGAGAGGGGATAGCGCATGCATCTACAATACATCAGGTACCTTCTACCCCTTAACTCAAAGGTGGTATGGTTCCGGCGGCAAAGTTTATTGGGATCGTGTTGGTCTTTCCCGCGATGAAGTTTATGCCAGTTTATCCGATTATTCTATAAACACGAAGGTCACCTTTTATTCTGCAGATTCTGTCACCATGTACCATGGAGGCTTCATAAAGAAACCTTTGCTGGGCAAACTCGACGAAAAGGTAATCACTGATGTTGTGGCAGAAAAAGCTTTATATCCCCGTTTCTCGATGTACCCGGGGAGTAGCGTAATCATTAACTTATTCAAAGATGTTGAGTATGAAGGGGGATTCTCCCTGGAAGGTATGAGGGTCATCGGGTTCCCTTCTACCAATAACCTGGCAAAAATAATGATCTCAAGGCATAAAGAACCATTCATCGAATTGAGATCCAAGGAGTTCGTTATTCGCCCCGACAGGTTTGTTTCTGCCAGGGCTATCGCTATCGTATATTTCGGGAGTGATTCAATCTTCCATCCGGGAGTTCAGGTTCGTTATAACCTGGAAAACAATGAAATAGCCATGATTCGCGCTGATCAGGGCCTTTCTCAAAGTCCTTTCTTTAATTCATATCATAAAATTGATATGATCCCTGAAGCACTTTACTGGAAACTGGACAGCGATGAGTTAAGTTTTGAGGCTGTTAGAGGTATAAGGTCTAAAGGGGAAGCCTTGTTTGAATCCTCCGACTATTTCTCTGCTTACCGATATGATAAACTTCAGGGAATTGATGATGTAAATCCTGTAAACCAGGTTTCTATCTATGCGCGCCGCCATTCCACCGATCGTTTCTTTGTGGAAGACCTTGCCACATACATCAAAAAACCCATCGAACAGGTAAGGGTCCAAATGATCAAACTGGCCAACGCCGGTTTCCTGATCTTCGATATTGATAATGATTTCGTTACTTTAAAACCCCGACTTACCGAATTCCTTGCATCTCATAATGGAGTAAAGGATTTTGATATTATACAGTTCAACTCATTTGTTGAAAAAGGAAGCAATGCTATCCTTGACCTGAAAACCATGGACCTTACTATTCAAGGTGTTCAGCAGGTGATGCTCAGCGATTCACAATATGTATACGTAATTCCTCAGGATCAGAAAATTATCCTTAAACGTAACCGGGATTTCCTGTTTAAAGGCAGGGTTCATGCAGGATTCTTCGATTTCTATGCCCATGAATGCTCCTTCGATTATGACAAATTTCTCATCAATCTGCCACAGGTTGATTCCATGGTTCTTGCAGTCCCCTCATGGGAGGTTGACCAGGGAGGATATCGACGATTAGTTAGGGTTAAGAATGTGATTGCCGACATGAGTGGGGTTTTGGAAGTTGATGCCCCAAATAGTAAATCCGGAAGGAAATCATTACAGGAATACCCTCGATTTACAAGTAAGGATAATAGCTTTGTTTATTTTGACAGGAAAAATATAGTGAAAGGTGTTTATAAGCGTGATAAATTCTATTATAGCGTAGATCCTTTTTCAATGGATAGCCTGAACCGTTTGCCTGCAGAAAATGTTCAGTTCAAAGGCCGTCTTATTTCTGGGGATCTCTTGCCTGATATCGATCAGCCATTGAGTGTCCAAAGAGATTATTCCCTGGGATTTCAACGGGTAATTCCACCTCCCGGACTCTCTCTGTATGGAGGGAAAGGAACTTTTTCAGATACTTTGCGACTTAGTAATAATGGATTAAGAGGCTCAGGTACACTTTCCTATCTCTCTTCTGTAACTCACTCAAATGATTTTCTTATCTGTCCTGATTCAACTTCCGGGAATGTTAAAGATTATGACCTGGCAAGACGGGTCGGACAATTTGAAAATCCGGATGCAAAAGTGAAAGATGCCAGGGTGAAATTCATACCCGGAAAAGATGTGATGTATGTCAGCAATTCCACAGAGGACAAAATATCAATGTTTAATGATAAGGCATCTCTGGATGGCGACCTTGCTCTTTCTCCTAATGGATTGAGAGGTAAAGGTTTATTGGCTTTTGAAGATGCTGAAGTACGATCAAATACTTACACCTTTAATGCAAATGCATTTACCTCAGATACTGCTGATTTTACGCTGTATACCCCGGATCATAAAGAGGAGGCCCTGAAGGTACACGTCTTCCGCACTGAAATAGATTTTACCAATAGGGAAGGTCATTTCACAGCTTCCGGAAAGGGTGCATTGATGGAGTTCCCGGTCAATAAAATCAATTGTGTCGTGGATGAATTCGATTGGCTGATGGACCATCGGAAGCTTCAGTTAGTGAACCAGACTTCATTTACACGGGAGAAATATATGCAAATGACGCCTGAAGAACTGATCAATCTCGATCCGGCTGCTGAAAGGTATGTGTCGACTGACCCTAAACAGGATTCATTGCGATTTTTTGCTATGACTGCTATTTACGATCTGGTTACTAATGTTCTGCAAGTAGAAGATGCCCGAATTCTGAGGATTGCTGATGCAGCCATCTTCCCTAGAAACGGGAAACTGACTATAGCCAAGGAAGGTATTATCCAGGAGCTGAAACAAGCATCTGTTCTTGCCAACCGGACCAATAAATTTCATACCTTTTATAATGCTTCTGTAAAGGTAGAATCGAAAAATAGTTATACGGCTAATGGCCTTTATGATTATGTTCCTTCAGATGGAGATAAGCAAACACTGTTTATGCGCCATATTGCGGTTAATTCTAAAGGCAACAGTTATGCACTTTCAGAAATTACCGATTCGCTGGAATTCACCCTCAACAGGTATTTTGGGTTCCAGGGAAAAATGGAAGTCCATGCTGAGAAGAAACCTCTGTACTTCGAAGGCGGTTACCAGCTAAAACATGAATGTGAAAAAATCACTAAAGAATGGATTAAACTCAGGGCTGAACTGGACCCGAAACTCATTATGATACCGGTAGAAGGTGATATTGAAAATACAGGCGACGGAAAGTTAAGGGTATCAATATTCTATTCCCTTACAGAAAATACACTTAAACCGGGCTTCTTTGTGAAACCTGATAATGTAACTGACCAGGACCTCCTCAGTGCAAATGGATTACTAACCTATGATGTCGCAAAAGCAGAATACAGGGTTACTAATGAAGCCAAGCATAAAAACCTGACAATAGCCGGTAATTCACTTTCTCTGAATACCAATCGGTGTGTCATTTCAGGAGAAGGCAAAATGAACCTGGTTGGTGATATGGGACGACTGAATATGACTTCGGCAGGAAGAGTGAATTTCTCAACAATCTCTGATTCAGTAGGTCTAAACATCATGACTGCCCTGGATTTTTTCTTCTCTGATGATGCCTTAAAAATATTGGCCGATGATATCAATGCTTCTGATTTAAATGGGATAGATATTAGTAGTATTAATTATACCAAGCCTTTGAGGGAACTCGTCGGGCAGGAGGAAGCCGATAAACTGCTCACCGAATTGAGTTTGTATGGCCAGTACAGGAAATTCCCTGATGTCCTTAATTATAGCATGGTACTTTGCGACCTTAACCTGGGCTGGAATCCTGAAATCAGGTCTTATATTAACCAGGGGAGGATCGGGATCAGTAATTTCGGTAAAACATCCGTAAACCGTTATGTAAACGGCCATGTGGAAATCATTAAAAGAAGAACCGGAGATATGTTCAGTATCTATCTTGAACCTGCTCCTGATAAATGGTACTTTTTCTCCTATTCCGGGGGAACAATGCAGGTACTATCCACAAACAAGGAATTCAATGATAAGCTTACCGGTCTCAAAGAGGATCAGCGTGTTATCAAATCAGGCAATGGAGAACCCAGCTATCAGTTTATTATCTCGACATCTGATAAGAAGACTACTTTCCTGAGAAAAATGAAGCAATTAAAAGGGGAATAAATAATCGTCCGGAAACATTTCTGCAATCACCATTTGCTTAGCCTATTAATTTTATCTTTCATAAGTTAACCTGAAAATACAATCTATGAATGATTTTTACCTCCTGCCTGCAATAGGTGGAATCGTCGCTTACCTCCTGGGATCTGTCTCATCAGCAGTCTGGATAGGGAATATTTTTTATGGTGTGGATGTCAGGAAAAAAGGCAGCGGTAATGCCGGGGCTACCAATACAATCAGGGTACTTGGATTAAAAGCAGGGATTATTGTTTTATTAATCGATGCCCTAAAAGCCTGGACTGCTGTGCAATTGGCACCTTTCTTCGCAACAGGGATTTTTACAGGTGATGCCTTAACTAACTATAAAATTTTGCTCGGTATATTGGCTGTCATTGGCCATGTTTTTCCTATCTATACAGGTTTTAAAGGCGGTAAAGGTGTAGCATCACTCGTTGGGATGATCATTGCTTTATACCCCTATGCATTCCTGGTCATCCTGCTCTGGTTCATCATTGTATTTATGCTCTTCAGGTTTGTTTCCCTTGCTTCTATCACCAGTGCTTTGCTCTTCCCTTTCCTGGTAATCTTTGTTTTTAAGGAAACTACTCTTTCTTTGCAGGTTCTTGCCATACTAATCGCTATTTTTGTTCCACTTACTCATCATAAGAATATCAAACGACTGATCAAGGGAGAGGAGTTGAAAATGAGCTTTAAAAAAAAGTCTGAATAAGCCTTGAATCAACGGGTAGCGGACTATTAATAATATGTTCATATCTTAACAAATAGTGGCTTTCTTTTCTCAAATAAGATTTATACTTTTACAATCACCATATAAATCAAGCTAATTTATTGAAATACCGATAGCTATGAAATTCATCGTCAACAGTCACCTCCTTTTAAGGAAACTTCAGTCGTTAAGCGGCGTGATTAACAGCAGTAATACCCTTCCTATTCTCGATGATTTCCTTTTCGAATTGGAAGACTCAACTTTAAAGGTGACGGCTACAGATCTTGAAACAACCATGGTAATGTCAATGGAAACCACCATGGCTGACGAACCAGGTAGAATTACTATTCAAGCCAAGTTACTCCTCGATTTTCTTAAATATCTCCCGGATGCCCCCCTTAATTTTACCATTGATGATAATACCCTGGGGGTCGAAATCCAGTCCAGCGAAGGCAAGTATAAGCTTACAGGCCATAATGCCGATGATTATCCTCAACTTCCTGCACTTTCAGAAACTACATCTGTAGAAATTTCTTCAGCCCTGCTGGCTGCAGGTATTTCAAAATCCGTATTTGCAACAGGTAATGATGAACTTCGTCCTGTAATGGGTGGGGTCTTCTTTGAATTTACCCCTGATT encodes:
- the plsY gene encoding glycerol-3-phosphate 1-O-acyltransferase PlsY, with amino-acid sequence MNDFYLLPAIGGIVAYLLGSVSSAVWIGNIFYGVDVRKKGSGNAGATNTIRVLGLKAGIIVLLIDALKAWTAVQLAPFFATGIFTGDALTNYKILLGILAVIGHVFPIYTGFKGGKGVASLVGMIIALYPYAFLVILLWFIIVFMLFRFVSLASITSALLFPFLVIFVFKETTLSLQVLAILIAIFVPLTHHKNIKRLIKGEELKMSFKKKSE
- the prmA gene encoding 50S ribosomal protein L11 methyltransferase, producing the protein MNYIEVRCVPAHGNHTADLLIARLAEIGFESFVEEADEIQAFIPFDSYTQKIKEELSSDEMKELLSSFIIIEIPDQNWNAVWESAYEPVTIKGLCTVRAPFHEPIPGIIYDIVIEPKMSFGTAHHETTSMMIQYLLELNVEGKSLLDMGSGTAVLAILAGMKNASPIIAIDNDEWAFNNALENVLHNNQGQIEVLFGDSSLLQGKKFDVVLANINRNILLRDIPDYVSCLPDKGLLVMSGFYEEDLPMISQKCADSGLKFVSSKIENRWTSACFILEK